A single genomic interval of Cupriavidus sp. MP-37 harbors:
- a CDS encoding type II secretion system F family protein: MQEIFQGFQGDQMIVLVLVFVAAFGTVFGVLYVFAPHRLRGRAEQIAGQAGPFEADSGRQQAVIEQLVKWAQPVSRLSLPKEGWENSQLRVRFMNAGWRSASAAPLYFGAKTVLAVGLPMLGLLAVSSQPGLQNQQLMFVLLAVLGAIGYYLPNLVLARKVSQRQRTVFEEFPDVIDLLTVCVEAGLGLDAALMRVADELALRCPVLADELQLMLLELRSGFSKEKALTNLSLRTGVEDVDKFASMLVQADRFGTSLGESLRVLSDMLRTKRRMRAEEQAAKIALKLLFPLIFTIFPSLLLVLLGPAFIQIYRVLLPTMAGQGG, from the coding sequence ATGCAAGAGATTTTCCAGGGGTTCCAGGGCGACCAGATGATCGTACTCGTTCTGGTCTTCGTGGCGGCGTTCGGCACGGTATTCGGCGTGCTCTATGTGTTTGCGCCCCACCGGCTGCGTGGGCGGGCCGAGCAGATCGCCGGCCAGGCCGGGCCATTCGAGGCCGACTCGGGTCGGCAGCAGGCAGTGATCGAGCAGCTGGTGAAGTGGGCGCAGCCGGTATCGCGGCTTTCGCTGCCCAAGGAGGGCTGGGAGAATTCGCAGCTGCGCGTGCGTTTCATGAATGCGGGCTGGCGCAGTGCCAGCGCCGCACCGCTGTACTTCGGCGCCAAGACCGTCCTGGCCGTCGGGCTGCCAATGCTGGGACTACTGGCGGTCAGCAGCCAGCCCGGGCTGCAGAACCAGCAGCTGATGTTCGTGCTGCTGGCAGTGCTGGGCGCGATCGGCTATTACCTGCCGAATCTGGTCCTCGCCCGCAAAGTCTCCCAACGCCAGCGCACCGTCTTCGAAGAATTCCCCGACGTGATCGACCTGCTGACCGTCTGCGTCGAAGCCGGCCTCGGCCTGGACGCGGCGCTGATGCGCGTGGCCGACGAACTGGCGCTGCGCTGCCCGGTGCTGGCCGACGAGCTGCAGCTGATGCTGCTGGAACTGCGCTCGGGTTTCTCGAAGGAAAAGGCCCTGACCAACCTGTCGCTGCGCACCGGGGTGGAGGACGTGGACAAGTTTGCGTCGATGCTGGTCCAGGCCGACCGCTTCGGCACCAGCCTGGGTGAGTCGCTGCGCGTGCTGTCCGACATGCTGCGCACCAAGCGCCGCATGCGCGCCGAGGAGCAGGCCGCCAAGATTGCGCTGAAGCTGCTGTTCCCGCTGATCTTCACCATCTTCCCGTCATTGCTGCTGGTGCTGCTGGGACCGGCCTTCATCCAGATCTATCGCGTGCTGCTGCCAACCATGGCGGGACAAGGAGGATAA
- a CDS encoding metallophosphoesterase: MKLRILSDLHIEHHLPESVPPCDADLVVLAGDIANGRDGIDWAVSTFSQPVVYVPGNHEYYESNFEVVDQQMAEAAAAHPRVRLLNGAVAEFDGVRVIGTTWWTDYTLFGTDRRDEAMQACAKAMYDHRLIEIRGDDGHMRQFTPQDALARHLAASGWLQAQLALPYAGKTVVVTHHGPDLGSLDPRFSHDLVSGGFLSRRPDLVAQADLWIHGHTHTSFDYCVDNSRVVCNPRGYVSRRTGEVENKSFDWCCVVEV; encoded by the coding sequence ATGAAGCTACGCATCCTGAGCGACCTCCACATCGAACACCACTTGCCGGAATCGGTGCCCCCGTGCGACGCCGACCTCGTGGTACTGGCCGGCGACATCGCCAACGGCCGCGACGGCATCGACTGGGCCGTCAGCACGTTCAGCCAGCCGGTGGTCTATGTGCCGGGCAACCACGAGTACTACGAGAGCAATTTCGAGGTCGTGGACCAGCAGATGGCCGAGGCCGCCGCCGCGCATCCCCGGGTGCGCCTGCTCAATGGCGCGGTCGCGGAATTCGACGGCGTGCGCGTCATCGGCACGACCTGGTGGACCGACTACACGCTGTTCGGCACCGACCGGCGCGACGAGGCGATGCAGGCGTGCGCAAAGGCAATGTACGACCACCGGCTGATCGAAATCCGCGGCGATGACGGCCACATGCGCCAGTTCACGCCGCAGGACGCGCTGGCACGCCACCTGGCCGCGTCTGGCTGGCTGCAGGCGCAGCTGGCGCTGCCCTACGCCGGCAAGACGGTGGTGGTCACGCACCACGGCCCGGATCTCGGCAGCCTGGACCCGCGTTTCTCGCACGATCTGGTCTCCGGCGGCTTCCTGTCACGCCGGCCCGACCTGGTGGCGCAGGCAGACCTGTGGATCCACGGCCATACCCACACCAGCTTCGACTACTGCGTCGACAATTCGCGCGTGGTCTGCAATCCGCGCGGCTATGTCAGCCGCCGCACCGGCGAGGTGGAGAACAAGTCCTTCGACTGGTGCTGCGTGGTCGAGGTCTGA
- the groL gene encoding chaperonin GroEL (60 kDa chaperone family; promotes refolding of misfolded polypeptides especially under stressful conditions; forms two stacked rings of heptamers to form a barrel-shaped 14mer; ends can be capped by GroES; misfolded proteins enter the barrel where they are refolded when GroES binds) produces the protein MAAKDVVFGDAARAKMVEGVNILANAVKVTLGPKGRNVVLERSFGGPTVTKDGVSVAKEIELKDKLQNMGAQMVKEVASKTSDNAGDGTTTATVLAQSIVREGMKYVAAGMNPMDLKRGIDKAVGAAVEELKKISKPTTTSKEIAQVGAISANSDASIGERIAEAMDKVGKEGVITVEDGKSLADELEVVEGMQFDRGYLSPYFINNPEKQVVQLDNPFVLLFDKKISNIRDLLPVLEQVAKAGRPLLIIAEDVEGEALATLVVNNIRGILKTAAVKAPGFGDRRKAMLEDIAILTGGTVIAEEVGLTLEKATLQDLGQAKRIEIGKENTIIIDGAGDAAGIEGRVKQIRAQIEEATSDYDREKLQERVAKLAGGVAVIKVGAATEVEMKEKKARVEDALHATRAAVEEGIVPGGGVALLRARAAISALTGDNADQNAGIKIVLRAMEEPLRQIVLNAGEEASVVVAKVIEGKGNYGYNAASGEYGDLVEMGVLDPTKVTRTALQNAASVASLMLTTDCAVAETPKEESAPAMPGGMGGMGGMEGMM, from the coding sequence ATGGCAGCAAAAGACGTAGTGTTCGGCGACGCCGCACGTGCCAAGATGGTCGAAGGCGTGAACATCCTCGCCAACGCAGTCAAGGTGACCCTGGGCCCGAAGGGCCGCAACGTGGTGCTGGAGCGCAGCTTCGGCGGCCCGACCGTGACCAAGGACGGCGTGTCCGTGGCCAAGGAAATCGAGCTGAAGGACAAGCTGCAGAACATGGGCGCCCAGATGGTCAAGGAAGTGGCTTCCAAGACCAGCGACAACGCCGGTGACGGTACCACCACCGCAACCGTGCTGGCCCAGTCGATCGTGCGCGAAGGCATGAAGTACGTTGCCGCCGGCATGAACCCGATGGACCTGAAGCGCGGCATCGACAAGGCTGTCGGCGCGGCCGTGGAAGAGCTGAAGAAGATCAGCAAGCCCACCACCACCAGCAAGGAAATCGCCCAGGTTGGCGCGATCTCGGCCAACAGCGACGCCTCGATCGGCGAGCGCATCGCCGAAGCCATGGACAAGGTCGGCAAGGAAGGCGTGATCACCGTCGAAGACGGCAAGTCGCTGGCCGACGAGCTGGAAGTCGTGGAAGGCATGCAGTTCGACCGCGGCTACCTGTCGCCGTACTTCATCAACAACCCGGAAAAGCAAGTTGTCCAGCTGGACAACCCGTTCGTGCTGCTGTTCGACAAGAAGATCAGCAACATCCGCGACCTGCTGCCGGTGCTGGAGCAAGTGGCCAAGGCCGGCCGCCCGCTGCTGATCATCGCTGAAGACGTCGAGGGCGAAGCCCTGGCAACGCTGGTGGTCAACAACATCCGTGGCATCCTGAAGACCGCCGCCGTCAAGGCCCCGGGCTTCGGCGACCGCCGCAAGGCCATGCTGGAAGACATCGCCATCCTGACCGGCGGCACCGTCATCGCCGAAGAAGTCGGCCTGACGCTGGAAAAGGCCACGCTGCAGGACCTGGGCCAGGCCAAGCGCATCGAGATCGGCAAGGAAAACACCATCATCATCGATGGCGCCGGTGACGCTGCTGGCATCGAAGGCCGCGTGAAGCAGATCCGCGCCCAGATCGAAGAAGCGACCTCGGACTACGACCGTGAAAAGCTGCAAGAGCGCGTGGCCAAGCTGGCCGGCGGTGTTGCCGTGATCAAGGTTGGCGCTGCCACCGAAGTCGAAATGAAGGAAAAGAAGGCCCGCGTGGAAGACGCCCTGCACGCCACCCGCGCTGCGGTGGAAGAAGGCATCGTCCCCGGCGGTGGTGTGGCCCTGCTGCGCGCCCGCGCCGCGATCTCGGCCCTGACCGGCGACAACGCCGACCAGAACGCCGGTATCAAGATCGTGCTGCGCGCGATGGAAGAGCCGCTGCGCCAGATCGTGCTGAACGCCGGTGAAGAAGCTTCGGTGGTCGTTGCCAAGGTGATCGAAGGCAAGGGCAACTACGGCTACAACGCCGCTTCGGGCGAGTACGGCGACCTGGTTGAAATGGGCGTGCTGGACCCGACCAAGGTCACCCGCACCGCACTGCAGAACGCCGCTTCGGTGGCTTCGCTGATGCTGACCACCGACTGCGCCGTGGCCGAAACGCCGAAGGAAGAGTCGGCTCCGGCAATGCCGGGCGGCATGGGCGGCATGGGCGGCATGGAAGGCATGATGTAA
- the groES gene encoding co-chaperone GroES, which translates to MNLRPLHDRVIVKRLDNETKTASGIVIPDNAAEKPDQGEVLAIGPGKKDDKGNNIALDVKVGDRVLFGKYAGQGVKVDGQELLVMREEDIMAVVNK; encoded by the coding sequence ATGAATCTGCGTCCTCTGCACGACCGCGTGATCGTGAAGCGTCTGGACAACGAAACCAAGACCGCGTCCGGTATCGTGATTCCCGACAACGCTGCCGAGAAGCCCGATCAAGGCGAAGTGCTGGCAATCGGTCCCGGCAAGAAGGATGACAAGGGCAACAACATCGCCCTGGACGTCAAGGTCGGCGATCGCGTGCTGTTCGGCAAGTATGCCGGCCAGGGCGTGAAGGTGGATGGCCAGGAACTGCTGGTCATGCGCGAAGAAGACATCATGGCCGTGGTCAACAAGTAA
- a CDS encoding transcriptional regulator, producing METQESTLTLALMTEPARIRICRALLEAGEAGLPATDLAQVARLSLGRAGHVFSELVQADVLALSIQERRVCYVLKARRAVTEALGYIDASGLAD from the coding sequence ATGGAGACCCAGGAAAGTACGCTGACGCTGGCGCTGATGACCGAACCCGCGCGCATCCGCATCTGCCGCGCGCTGCTTGAGGCAGGCGAGGCCGGGCTGCCGGCCACCGACCTGGCGCAGGTGGCGCGGCTGAGCCTGGGGCGTGCCGGCCATGTGTTCTCTGAGCTGGTGCAGGCCGACGTGCTGGCGCTGTCGATCCAGGAGCGGCGGGTCTGCTACGTGCTGAAGGCGCGGCGCGCCGTCACCGAAGCGCTGGGCTATATCGACGCCAGCGGACTGGCCGACTGA
- a CDS encoding xanthine dehydrogenase family protein molybdopterin-binding subunit produces the protein MRIRGIEALAGGQAGNSGEARADVGVATLDRRSFLKLTGLAGGGLALGVAPLAQAQEGAKPKAPPSPPQAFLVIAPDNTVTVAVNRLEFGQGVHTALPMALAEELDADWRNVRAALAPAGDPYKDRGFGMQMTGGSTALNHSFQQYRELGARARAMLVAAAAQRWKVDPASCKVEQGVVTSGSQRATFGELAPAAMELPVPQQVTLKDPAQFRIVGKPTPRLDARGKMEATTPFGIDTQLKGMVVAVVARPPRFGGKVKSFSADKARAVQGVRGVLQVPVDRGGSGVAVIASGYWPAKMGRDALEIQWEDAGSKVSSQALFDEYAKLAGQPGTVARAGEGAGESDIAAAIQRAPRKIEADFRFPYLAHAPMEPLNCTLQPQVAGGKVQSVKVWVGSQFQTVDQAAVARTLGLAPDKVVLNTMMAGGGFGRRAVPTSDYIVEAANVLKAWVAAGHTEPLKVVWSREDDIRGGYYRPLHLHRARIGLDAQGKVVGWQHTIVGQSILKGTPFEPFMVKNGVDATMTEGIVENDYDLPLQMSVHHPQVDVPVLWWRSVGNTHTAFVKETLADEMAAAARQDPVAFRLARLDENKHARHRAALQLAVEKSGYGKRKLPKGHAWGVAVHESFSTVVAYVVDVSLVKGEPRVHRVTAGVHANRVVNPLSAEAQIQGACVFGLAMTRPGFAIEIENGAVKNSNFPDYPPPRITDAPVVDVFFVPSQDNPTGLGEPGVPPIAPAVANALFTLTGKRQRQLPFVLA, from the coding sequence ATGCGTATCCGAGGCATCGAAGCCCTGGCCGGCGGCCAGGCAGGCAATAGCGGCGAGGCACGTGCGGACGTCGGCGTGGCGACGCTGGACCGCCGCAGTTTCCTCAAGCTGACCGGGCTCGCCGGCGGCGGGCTGGCGCTGGGCGTGGCACCGCTGGCGCAGGCGCAGGAAGGCGCCAAGCCCAAGGCGCCGCCGTCGCCGCCGCAGGCTTTCCTGGTGATCGCGCCGGACAACACCGTGACCGTGGCCGTGAACCGGCTCGAATTCGGCCAGGGCGTGCATACCGCGCTGCCGATGGCGCTGGCCGAAGAGCTGGATGCCGACTGGCGCAACGTGCGCGCGGCACTGGCGCCGGCGGGCGACCCGTACAAGGATCGCGGCTTTGGCATGCAAATGACCGGCGGCTCGACCGCGCTGAACCACTCGTTCCAGCAGTACCGCGAACTCGGCGCGCGCGCCCGCGCGATGCTGGTCGCGGCCGCGGCGCAGCGCTGGAAGGTCGACCCGGCCAGCTGCAAGGTCGAGCAGGGCGTGGTCACGTCCGGCAGCCAGCGCGCCACCTTCGGCGAACTGGCGCCGGCGGCGATGGAGCTGCCGGTGCCGCAGCAGGTCACGCTGAAGGATCCGGCGCAGTTCCGCATCGTCGGCAAGCCCACGCCGCGGCTGGATGCGCGCGGCAAGATGGAAGCGACCACGCCGTTCGGCATCGACACCCAGCTCAAGGGCATGGTGGTGGCCGTGGTGGCGCGTCCGCCGCGCTTTGGCGGCAAGGTGAAAAGCTTCAGCGCCGACAAGGCCCGCGCGGTGCAAGGCGTGCGCGGCGTGCTGCAGGTGCCGGTCGACCGCGGCGGCAGCGGCGTGGCCGTGATCGCCAGCGGCTACTGGCCCGCCAAGATGGGCCGCGATGCGCTCGAGATCCAGTGGGAAGACGCGGGCTCCAAGGTCTCGTCGCAGGCCTTGTTCGATGAATACGCGAAGCTCGCCGGGCAGCCCGGCACGGTCGCGCGCGCGGGCGAGGGCGCGGGCGAAAGCGATATCGCCGCGGCGATCCAACGCGCGCCGCGCAAGATCGAGGCCGACTTCCGCTTTCCGTACCTGGCGCACGCGCCGATGGAGCCGCTCAACTGCACGCTGCAGCCCCAGGTGGCCGGCGGCAAGGTGCAGTCGGTCAAGGTCTGGGTGGGCTCGCAGTTCCAGACCGTCGACCAGGCCGCGGTGGCGCGCACGCTCGGACTCGCGCCGGACAAGGTGGTGCTCAATACCATGATGGCCGGCGGCGGCTTCGGCCGGCGCGCGGTGCCGACCTCCGACTACATCGTCGAAGCGGCCAACGTGCTCAAGGCCTGGGTCGCCGCGGGCCACACCGAGCCGCTCAAGGTGGTGTGGAGCCGCGAGGACGATATCCGCGGCGGCTACTACCGCCCGCTGCACCTGCACCGCGCCCGCATCGGCCTGGACGCGCAGGGCAAGGTGGTGGGCTGGCAGCACACCATCGTCGGCCAGTCGATCCTGAAGGGCACGCCGTTCGAGCCCTTCATGGTCAAGAACGGCGTCGACGCCACCATGACCGAAGGCATTGTCGAGAACGACTACGACCTGCCGCTGCAGATGTCGGTGCACCACCCGCAGGTGGATGTGCCGGTGCTGTGGTGGCGCTCGGTCGGCAATACGCATACCGCCTTCGTCAAGGAAACGCTGGCTGACGAGATGGCTGCCGCCGCCAGGCAGGACCCGGTGGCGTTCCGCCTGGCGCGGCTCGACGAGAACAAGCACGCGCGCCATCGCGCCGCGCTGCAGCTGGCGGTGGAGAAGTCCGGCTACGGCAAGCGCAAGCTGCCCAAGGGGCATGCCTGGGGCGTGGCGGTGCATGAGTCGTTCAGCACCGTGGTGGCCTATGTGGTCGACGTGTCGCTGGTAAAGGGCGAGCCGCGCGTGCACCGCGTCACCGCCGGCGTGCATGCCAACCGCGTGGTCAATCCGTTGTCGGCCGAGGCCCAGATCCAGGGCGCCTGCGTGTTCGGGCTGGCCATGACCCGCCCGGGGTTTGCCATCGAGATCGAGAACGGCGCGGTGAAGAACAGCAACTTCCCCGACTATCCGCCGCCGCGCATCACCGACGCGCCGGTGGTGGACGTGTTCTTCGTGCCGTCGCAGGACAACCCCACCGGGCTGGGCGAACCCGGCGTGCCGCCGATCGCGCCGGCGGTGGCCAATGCGCTGTTCACGCTGACCGGCAAGCGCCAGCGGCAATTGCCGTTTGTGCTGGCCTGA
- a CDS encoding (2Fe-2S)-binding protein: protein MTTLSINVNGKTREVDVDPSTPLLWALRDNLEMTGTKFGCGMAACGACTVHVNGQPTRSCVTPASAVAGARITTIEGIGTDRVGRAVMDAWIKHDVAQCGYCQNGQVMSAVGLLRSKPRPTDADIDQAMAGNLCRCGTYQRIRAAIKDAARALA from the coding sequence ATGACCACCCTCTCCATCAACGTCAACGGCAAGACCCGCGAAGTCGACGTGGACCCGTCCACGCCGCTGCTGTGGGCGCTGCGTGACAACCTCGAAATGACGGGCACCAAGTTCGGCTGCGGCATGGCCGCGTGCGGCGCCTGCACCGTGCACGTCAACGGCCAGCCCACGCGCAGCTGCGTGACGCCGGCCTCCGCGGTGGCCGGTGCGCGCATCACCACCATCGAAGGCATCGGCACCGACCGCGTCGGGCGCGCCGTGATGGATGCCTGGATCAAGCACGATGTCGCGCAGTGCGGCTATTGCCAGAACGGCCAGGTGATGAGCGCCGTCGGCCTGCTGCGCAGCAAGCCGCGGCCCACCGACGCCGACATCGACCAGGCCATGGCCGGCAACCTGTGCCGCTGCGGCACGTACCAGCGCATCCGCGCGGCGATCAAAGACGCCGCCCGTGCGCTGGCCTGA
- a CDS encoding acyltransferase family protein — protein sequence MSASAAARARATQSPAVARLDSIQALRGLAAALVVVYHSGLTLGGTNAPVLNWLTHNVIKRGHVGVDVFFVISGFIIAWVAVLARPRPERPLSFMIRRLCRLAPPYWTMSALHALLLNPVTPAVFAASLAFLPTATSHAPYYGYPALYVGWSLNYELAFYAVFALGLLLAGRRALLVVLAVFALFTLLLPWWRFGTLVADPAQGYPFAAPWLAMASNPLVLEFLLGCGLAWAYARWRHWLTPALALALLAVGSAAFALSLPLVGPDFSLAGRGLPAALLVAGVVAAEHTGMLRVPRALIWLGELSYALYLTHPTVIEAVKRLMPELGPDQTAMQLLRFAIDAVLALALAWLLHRWVELPGIAAGRRLARG from the coding sequence ATCTCCGCCTCCGCGGCAGCCCGCGCCCGCGCCACGCAGTCACCTGCGGTGGCGCGGCTCGACAGCATCCAGGCCTTGCGCGGCCTGGCCGCCGCGCTGGTGGTGGTCTACCACTCCGGACTCACGCTGGGCGGCACCAATGCGCCGGTGCTGAACTGGCTGACCCACAACGTGATCAAGCGCGGCCATGTCGGCGTGGATGTGTTCTTCGTCATCAGCGGTTTCATCATCGCCTGGGTCGCGGTGCTGGCCCGGCCCCGCCCGGAGCGTCCGCTCAGCTTCATGATCCGGCGCCTGTGCCGGCTGGCGCCGCCGTACTGGACCATGTCGGCGCTGCACGCGCTGCTGCTCAATCCGGTCACGCCGGCGGTGTTCGCCGCGTCGCTGGCGTTCCTGCCGACTGCCACCAGCCATGCGCCTTACTACGGCTATCCGGCGCTGTACGTGGGCTGGTCGCTCAACTACGAACTGGCGTTCTACGCGGTGTTTGCGCTCGGGCTGCTGCTGGCCGGGCGGCGCGCGCTGCTGGTGGTGCTGGCGGTGTTCGCGCTGTTCACGCTGTTGCTGCCGTGGTGGCGCTTCGGCACGCTGGTGGCCGATCCCGCGCAGGGCTACCCGTTCGCGGCGCCGTGGCTGGCCATGGCCAGCAATCCGCTGGTGCTGGAGTTCCTGCTGGGCTGCGGGCTGGCCTGGGCCTATGCGCGCTGGCGGCACTGGCTGACACCGGCACTGGCGCTGGCGTTGCTGGCCGTCGGCAGCGCGGCGTTCGCGCTGTCGCTGCCGCTGGTCGGGCCGGACTTCAGCCTGGCGGGTCGCGGCCTGCCCGCCGCGCTGCTGGTGGCCGGCGTGGTGGCGGCCGAGCACACCGGCATGCTGCGCGTGCCGCGCGCGCTGATCTGGCTGGGCGAACTGTCCTACGCGCTCTACCTGACCCATCCCACCGTGATCGAGGCGGTCAAGCGCCTGATGCCCGAGCTGGGCCCGGACCAGACCGCGATGCAACTGCTGCGCTTTGCCATCGATGCCGTCCTCGCGCTGGCGCTGGCCTGGCTGCTGCACCGCTGGGTCGAGCTGCCCGGCATCGCCGCCGGGCGCCGGCTGGCCCGCGGCTAG
- a CDS encoding cytochrome c gives MARVLRRAAWGLAGTAAVVAAAAFAAAWVGERKAQRVVEIQVAPVAIREDPAAIAHGKYLYESRGCMECHGAGGGGKQVIDDPGGLRVRAPDLTPANPAIAAYQPVDWVRSIRHGVAPSLRPLLVMPSEDYNRLSDEDLGALIGYLRSLPAAMGAPAEITMPWPVRALYGVGVVKDAASKIDHSLPAQQAMVPEPTPRYGAYVANVCLGCHGPAFRGGKIPGAPPDWPPAADLRPVPGGAMARYGQPAAFIEMMRSGKRPDGTALSRVMPFDSFGRMNDTELTALYLFLAGLPQR, from the coding sequence ATGGCGCGGGTTCTGCGGAGGGCGGCATGGGGGCTTGCCGGCACGGCTGCGGTCGTGGCCGCGGCGGCGTTCGCCGCGGCGTGGGTGGGCGAGCGCAAGGCGCAGCGCGTGGTGGAGATCCAGGTCGCCCCGGTCGCCATCCGCGAGGATCCCGCCGCCATCGCCCACGGCAAGTACCTGTATGAGTCGCGCGGCTGCATGGAATGTCATGGCGCCGGCGGGGGCGGCAAGCAGGTGATCGACGACCCCGGCGGCCTGCGCGTGCGCGCGCCGGACCTGACCCCCGCCAATCCGGCCATCGCCGCCTACCAGCCGGTGGACTGGGTGCGCAGCATCCGCCATGGCGTGGCGCCGTCGCTGCGCCCGCTGCTGGTGATGCCCAGTGAAGACTACAACCGGCTCAGCGACGAGGATCTCGGCGCCCTGATCGGCTACCTGCGCAGCCTGCCGGCGGCGATGGGCGCGCCGGCCGAGATCACCATGCCGTGGCCGGTGCGGGCACTGTATGGCGTGGGCGTGGTGAAGGATGCAGCGTCCAAGATCGACCACAGCCTGCCGGCGCAGCAGGCAATGGTGCCGGAGCCGACGCCCCGCTACGGCGCCTACGTGGCCAACGTCTGCCTGGGATGCCATGGGCCGGCGTTTCGCGGCGGCAAAATCCCGGGTGCGCCGCCCGACTGGCCGCCGGCCGCGGACCTGCGCCCGGTGCCCGGCGGCGCGATGGCGCGCTACGGCCAGCCCGCGGCGTTTATCGAGATGATGCGCAGCGGCAAGCGCCCTGACGGCACCGCGCTCAGCCGGGTGATGCCGTTCGATTCCTTCGGGCGCATGAACGATACCGAACTGACCGCCCTGTACCTGTTCCTGGCCGGCCTGCCGCAACGCTAG
- a CDS encoding nuclear transport factor 2 family protein — protein MSAATQSPQAEHAATLADRYLAAWNETDAARRRELIAAAWTETASYVDPLMRGDGHAGIDAMIAAVQAKFPGFRFTRVSPVDAHGEHLRFTWELGPAGEEALVVGTDFATVSADGRLARMTGFIDRAPAGLA, from the coding sequence ATGTCCGCTGCCACCCAGTCCCCCCAGGCTGAACACGCTGCCACGCTCGCCGACCGCTACCTCGCCGCCTGGAACGAGACCGATGCCGCGCGCCGGCGCGAGCTGATCGCGGCGGCGTGGACGGAAACGGCGAGCTATGTGGATCCGCTGATGCGGGGCGATGGCCATGCCGGCATCGACGCGATGATCGCCGCGGTGCAGGCGAAGTTTCCCGGTTTCCGCTTCACCCGCGTCAGCCCGGTCGATGCGCACGGCGAACACCTGCGCTTTACCTGGGAGCTGGGCCCCGCCGGCGAGGAGGCGCTGGTGGTCGGCACCGACTTTGCCACCGTGTCGGCCGATGGCCGGCTGGCGCGCATGACCGGCTTCATCGACCGGGCCCCGGCCGGGCTTGCCTGA